The following is a genomic window from Micrococcus cohnii.
TCATGGAACTCGACGCCACCGACCGCGCGATCGTCACCGAGCTCAGCCGGGACGGGCGTGTCTCGATCGCCGCCCTGGCCGAGCGCATCCACGTCTCCCGCGCGCACTGCTACTCGCGCCTGAACCGACTTCAGGACGCCGGCGTCATCACCGGCTTCACCGTGACCGTGGACCCGGTGCGCGCCGGCTTCGGCGCCTCCGCCCACGTGGCCCTCAAACTGCGCCAGCACAACTGGCGCGAGCTGCGAGCCCGCCTGCTCTCGATCCCGGAGATCAGCCAGGTCTCGCTGATCGGAGGGAACATGGACGTGATGATGATGGTCCGCGCCCGCGACATCGCCGACCTGCGCCGCGTGGTGTTCGAGCAACTGCAGGGCCTGCCCGGCGTTGTGGACACCCAGACCTACATGATCTTCGAGGACCACTCCTCCGACGCCTACCTCCAGCAGGACGGGGCGGACAGGGACTAACCCGGGCGCTCCCGGGCCCGCGGCCTCATTAGAATCGGGGGCATGTCAGCCACGCGCACCGCCCCTGCCCGGGCCTCCGGGATCGACCGTTACTTCCGCATCACCGAACGCGGCTCCTCGATCAGTCAGGAGCTGCGCGGCGGGCTCGCCACGTTCCTGGCCATGAGCTACATCGTGGTGCTCAACCCCCTGGTCCTCTCCGGGGCCGACACGAACGGCGATGTGCTCGGCATCCCCCGCGTCGCCGCCGTCACCGCGCTCGTCGCCGGCGTCATGACGATCGTGATGGGCCTGTACGCCCGGCACCCGTTCGCGCTCGCCGCCGGCTTGGGCGTCAACGCGTTCGTGGCGATCACCGTCGCCACCACCCCGGGCCTGACGTGGCCGCAGATCATGGGCCTGGTGATGCTCGCCGGGCTCATCATGCTGCTGCTGGTCGTCACCGGTTTCCGGCGCGCGGTGTTCGACGCCGTCCCGGCCGCGCTCAAGACGGGCATCGTCGTGGGCATCGGCCTGTTCATCGCGCTGATCGGCCTGGTCAACGCCGGGTTCGTGCGCCGCCTGCCCGACGCAGCCCAGACGACCGTCCCCGTCGGCCTGGGCACCGGCGGCGACCTCGAGGGATGGCCGGTGCTGGTGTTCGTGGTGGGCCTGATCGTCACCGCGGTGCTCGTCATCCGCAAGGTCCGCGGGGCCATCCTGGTCGGGATCATCGTCGCCACCGCCCTGGCCAACCTCCTGGAAGCCCTGTTCGACATCGGCCCGAGCGTGCACGAGGACGGCTCGCCGAACCCCACCGGCTGGTCGCTGGTGACCCCCTCCGCTCCCGACTTCGCCGCACCGGACCTGTCCCTGCTCGGCGCCGTCGACCCGTTCGGCGCGTTCTCCTCCGTGGGCGGCCTGCTCGCCACGCTGCTGGTGTTCGCGATCCTGCTGTCGGTGTTCTTCGACGCGATGGGCGTCTCCGTCGGCCTGGCCCAGGAGGCCGGCAATGTGAACGAGGACGGATCGATCCCGGACCTGAACCGCGCCCTGGCGGTCGACGCCCTCGCCGTCACGGTCGGCGGCGGCGCCTCGGGGTCGGCGAACCAGATCTTCGTCGAGTCCGGCACGGGCATCGGCGAAGGCGCCCGCACGGGACTGGCCTCCGTCGTGACCGGCGTGCTGTTCCTGGTGGCCATGTTCCTGACCCCGCTGATCCACCTCGTGCCGTTCGAGGCGGTGGCCCCCGCCCTCGTCGTCGTCGGGTTCATGATGTGCCAGCACGTCGTGCACATCGACTGGACCGACGCCGGGGCCGCGTTCCCCGCGTTCCTGACGTTCATCCTGATGCCGTTCACCTACTCGATCGTCAACGGCATCGGCGCGGGCATGGTCTCCTATGTGCTGATCCGCGTCGGGCAGGGCCGCGCCCGCGAGGTGCACCCCCTGCTGTGGGCCGTCGCCGCGGCGTTCGTCTTCTACTTCGGCATGGGTGTATTCCGAGGCCTGCTCGGCATAGGGTGACCGTGATCCCGTTCACAGAGTGAGGCGGTCCGTACCGCCACAGAAGGAGCACCATGCAGTTCACCGACCGCACGTTCCTGGTCACCGGCGGCGCGTCCGGACTGGGCGCCGCGACCACGAAGCGGCTCCTGTCCCACGGCGCGCAGGTCGTCGTCGCGGATCTGAAGGGCGAGGCACCCCCGGGTGCCGTCATGGTCCCCACCGACGTCACCGACGAGCAGCAGGTCGCCCACGCCGTCGAGGTCGCCGGCCAGCAGGGCGCCCCGTTGTCCGGCGTCGTGAACTGTGCCGGCATCGCGCCGGCGGAGAAGACGCTGGGCCGCGACGGCGCGCTGCCCCTGGAGAACTTCACCCGGGCGGTCGAGATCAATCTGATCGGCACTTTCAACGTCGTGCGGCTGGCGGCCGACGCCATCTCGGCCAACGCACCGGGCGAGGACGGTGAGCGCGGCGTCATCGTGAACACCGCGTCCGTGGCCGCGTTCGACGGTCAGATCGGCCAGCCCGCCTACGCCGCATCGAAGGGCGGCGTCGCGGCAATGACCCTGCCGCTGGCCCGGGAGTTCGCCCGCCACGGCATCCGCGTCATGACGATCGCCCCGGGTATCTTCTGGACGCCGATGATGGCCGGGCTGCCGGAGAAGGCGGTCCAGTCCCTCGGCGGGCAGGTGCCGTTCCCCAACCGCATGGGCCGACCCGAGGAGTACGCGAGCCTCGTCGCGCACATCGTGGAGAACCGGATGCTCAACGGGGAGACGATCCGCCTGGACGGAGCCGTCCGCATGGCGCCGCGCTGAGCGGCGCGCCGGTGCGTGCACCTGCCGGCCGCGGCGGCCCCGTCCGGGCGGCGGGTTCGCGTCAGCCGACCCAGCAGTGCGCCGAGGGGATCCAGGGCGCGACGCCGAGCTCGTTGTACAGCTCGACCGCGGCCGCGTCCTGCACATGCTCCGGGGCGTCCGCCGGCGTGGCGTAGCCGTCGCCGGCCGAGAGGTACTCCCAGGTGAAGTCCATGAACTGATAGGCGCCCGAGGCGGACGAAGTCGGGTTCTGGGCCTGGTAGTCGCCGCCGGACTCACACTGCTTGATCTCCTCAAGCACCGGGATGCCGGTGTCGGCGGCGTGGGCCGGGGCAGCCGCCCCGATCGCGGCAGCGGCGCCGGCCACGGTGAGCGCGGCGGCGGAGGTCAGACGGGCCAGGCCGAAGCGGGACGTACTGTTCGTGC
Proteins encoded in this region:
- a CDS encoding 3-hydroxyacyl-CoA dehydrogenase, producing MQFTDRTFLVTGGASGLGAATTKRLLSHGAQVVVADLKGEAPPGAVMVPTDVTDEQQVAHAVEVAGQQGAPLSGVVNCAGIAPAEKTLGRDGALPLENFTRAVEINLIGTFNVVRLAADAISANAPGEDGERGVIVNTASVAAFDGQIGQPAYAASKGGVAAMTLPLAREFARHGIRVMTIAPGIFWTPMMAGLPEKAVQSLGGQVPFPNRMGRPEEYASLVAHIVENRMLNGETIRLDGAVRMAPR
- a CDS encoding Lrp/AsnC family transcriptional regulator, whose amino-acid sequence is MELDATDRAIVTELSRDGRVSIAALAERIHVSRAHCYSRLNRLQDAGVITGFTVTVDPVRAGFGASAHVALKLRQHNWRELRARLLSIPEISQVSLIGGNMDVMMMVRARDIADLRRVVFEQLQGLPGVVDTQTYMIFEDHSSDAYLQQDGADRD
- a CDS encoding transglycosylase family protein gives rise to the protein MQHSTNSTSRFGLARLTSAAALTVAGAAAAIGAAAPAHAADTGIPVLEEIKQCESGGDYQAQNPTSSASGAYQFMDFTWEYLSAGDGYATPADAPEHVQDAAAVELYNELGVAPWIPSAHCWVG
- a CDS encoding NCS2 family permease encodes the protein MSATRTAPARASGIDRYFRITERGSSISQELRGGLATFLAMSYIVVLNPLVLSGADTNGDVLGIPRVAAVTALVAGVMTIVMGLYARHPFALAAGLGVNAFVAITVATTPGLTWPQIMGLVMLAGLIMLLLVVTGFRRAVFDAVPAALKTGIVVGIGLFIALIGLVNAGFVRRLPDAAQTTVPVGLGTGGDLEGWPVLVFVVGLIVTAVLVIRKVRGAILVGIIVATALANLLEALFDIGPSVHEDGSPNPTGWSLVTPSAPDFAAPDLSLLGAVDPFGAFSSVGGLLATLLVFAILLSVFFDAMGVSVGLAQEAGNVNEDGSIPDLNRALAVDALAVTVGGGASGSANQIFVESGTGIGEGARTGLASVVTGVLFLVAMFLTPLIHLVPFEAVAPALVVVGFMMCQHVVHIDWTDAGAAFPAFLTFILMPFTYSIVNGIGAGMVSYVLIRVGQGRAREVHPLLWAVAAAFVFYFGMGVFRGLLGIG